The following coding sequences are from one Sporomusaceae bacterium window:
- the tatC gene encoding twin-arginine translocase subunit TatC — MSDTPREIESEQGEQVPSSEMSLVDHLQELRKRLIVCVVVVLAASTACYFFAVELVHIITAPAGKLYYMNPAEAFFTYLKVSFFAGFLVSLPVVFYQLWAFVVPALTKQERTASLYLVPASLVLFFAGLAFSYFLVLPAAIGFFIGFATEDLQPMFSIGQYLSFVISFMLPFGFVFELPLFIIVAAKLGVIGSGFLVAKRKMVVVLSFVVGAVVSPTPDVFSQTMIAVPLMVLYEISIIIVKHVLRK; from the coding sequence ATGTCTGATACGCCCCGGGAAATTGAAAGCGAACAGGGGGAGCAGGTCCCCAGCAGCGAGATGTCGCTAGTCGACCATCTGCAGGAACTGAGGAAGCGGCTGATCGTTTGCGTCGTTGTCGTGCTGGCAGCCAGCACCGCCTGTTATTTTTTTGCCGTCGAGCTTGTGCATATCATCACCGCCCCGGCCGGCAAGTTATACTATATGAATCCGGCGGAGGCCTTCTTCACTTATCTGAAGGTGTCCTTCTTCGCCGGTTTTCTGGTGTCCCTGCCGGTGGTCTTTTATCAGCTGTGGGCATTTGTGGTGCCGGCCCTGACAAAGCAGGAGCGGACAGCCTCGCTGTATCTCGTTCCCGCGTCGCTGGTGCTGTTTTTTGCCGGCCTGGCCTTTTCTTATTTCCTCGTGCTGCCGGCGGCCATCGGGTTCTTTATCGGTTTCGCCACCGAAGATTTGCAGCCGATGTTTTCCATCGGCCAGTATCTGTCGTTCGTGATTTCTTTCATGCTGCCTTTCGGCTTCGTGTTCGAGCTGCCGCTGTTTATCATCGTGGCCGCCAAGCTGGGCGTCATCGGTTCGGGCTTCCTGGTGGCCAAGCGGAAGATGGTCGTCGTGCTGTCGTTCGTGGTGGGCGCGGTCGTTTCGCCGACTCCGGATGTTTTTTCGCAGACGATGATCGCGGTGCCGCTGATGGTTTTGTACGAGATCAGTATTATTATCGTTAAGCATGTGCTGCGGAAGTAG
- a CDS encoding menaquinone biosynthesis decarboxylase: protein MAYNDLREFIAALEARGWLKRIRQPVDCELEITEITDRVSKLSGEKNVALLFENVKGYDVPVLMNAFGSMERMALALGVDKVDDIAGEIRDLLKLPYVSLQSKLDLIKLIPAAKRAINFPKYVKTGPCKEVIIKDKPSLAKFPVLKCWPGDAGPFITLPLVFTKNPRTGKRNVGMYRMQVYDETTTGMHWHVHKGGADNYRAHRELGKDRIEVAVAIGGDPAVTYAATAPLPPNIDEMIFAGFLRRKPVELVKCETVDIEVPATAEIVLEGYVMIDEIRREGPFGDHTGYYSLADDYPVFHLTCITHRKNPIYPATIVGKPPMEDCFMAKATERIFLPLLQQVLPEVVDINLPLEGVFHNCAVLAIKKSYPQHAKKVMHAVWGLGQMMFTKMIIVVDAHVNVQDMNEVWWRVFNNIDARRDIVLADGPLDALDHSSPMPHWGTKMGIDATKTWPEEGNTREWPDEIVMTPAVKSRIDGIWKDLGLG, encoded by the coding sequence TTGGCATATAACGATTTGCGCGAATTCATCGCCGCTCTTGAAGCCCGCGGCTGGTTGAAGCGCATTCGCCAGCCGGTGGACTGCGAGCTGGAGATAACCGAGATAACCGACCGGGTGTCGAAGCTGAGCGGCGAAAAAAATGTCGCCCTGTTGTTCGAGAATGTGAAGGGCTACGATGTCCCGGTGCTGATGAATGCTTTCGGCAGCATGGAGCGGATGGCGCTGGCCCTCGGTGTGGACAAGGTGGACGATATCGCCGGCGAGATCCGTGACCTGTTAAAGCTGCCGTACGTTTCCCTGCAGAGCAAGCTCGACCTTATTAAGCTCATTCCCGCCGCCAAGCGGGCGATCAATTTCCCGAAGTATGTAAAGACCGGCCCCTGCAAAGAGGTCATCATCAAGGACAAGCCTTCGTTGGCCAAGTTTCCGGTGCTGAAGTGCTGGCCGGGTGACGCCGGCCCGTTCATCACGCTGCCGCTGGTGTTTACGAAGAACCCGCGCACCGGCAAGCGCAATGTGGGCATGTATCGCATGCAGGTGTACGACGAGACGACGACCGGGATGCACTGGCATGTGCACAAGGGCGGCGCCGACAATTACCGCGCCCACCGCGAGCTTGGCAAGGACCGTATCGAGGTGGCGGTGGCCATCGGCGGCGATCCGGCGGTGACTTACGCCGCAACCGCGCCGTTGCCGCCGAATATCGACGAGATGATTTTCGCCGGCTTCCTGCGCCGCAAACCGGTGGAGCTGGTGAAGTGCGAGACGGTGGATATCGAGGTGCCGGCGACGGCGGAGATCGTGCTCGAAGGCTATGTCATGATTGACGAAATCAGACGGGAGGGGCCGTTCGGCGACCATACCGGTTATTATTCGCTCGCCGACGATTATCCCGTTTTTCACCTCACCTGCATAACCCACCGCAAGAATCCGATTTATCCGGCCACCATCGTCGGCAAGCCGCCGATGGAGGACTGCTTCATGGCCAAGGCGACCGAGCGGATATTCCTGCCGCTGCTTCAGCAGGTGCTGCCGGAGGTCGTCGACATCAACCTGCCGCTGGAGGGCGTTTTCCACAACTGCGCGGTGCTGGCCATCAAGAAGAGCTACCCGCAGCACGCCAAGAAGGTGATGCACGCCGTGTGGGGCCTCGGTCAGATGATGTTTACGAAGATGATCATCGTTGTGGATGCCCATGTGAATGTGCAGGATATGAACGAGGTTTGGTGGCGGGTTTTCAACAATATCGACGCCCGCCGCGATATCGTGCTGGCCGACGGACCGCTGGACGCCCTCGACCACTCTTCGCCCATGCCCCACTGGGGGACGAAGATGGGGATCGACGCGACCAAGACATGGCCGGAGGAGGGCAATACGCGGGAGTGGCCGGACGAAATAGTTATGACGCCGGCAGTGAAGAGCCGGATCGACGGGATATGGAAGGATCTTGGCCTTGGGTAA
- a CDS encoding UbiA-like polyprenyltransferase — protein sequence MGKLKSHLDNIAFSHSVFALPFAYMGAFLAAGGFPGGGDLFWITVAMVGARSAALALNNLIDLKFDRLHPRFTARPMVTGAVKRWEAALFIAVSLAVFIYAAYQLHPLARTLWPLAVVPFVVYPYMKRFSWTCHLVLGVALAGAPVGGWIAVRGELTAPVMLLAAAVGVWIAAFDVIYGCQDVAFDKAHGLHSMPVRFGVAGALRLARLMHVASVAAFAAAGWLAGLGPWYYAGVAVAAGVLVYQHSIVTAEDLSRVTQRYFLRNGLVGMAIFLFTVLSLSL from the coding sequence TTGGGTAAGCTGAAATCTCACCTCGACAATATCGCTTTTTCCCACTCGGTGTTCGCGCTGCCGTTCGCGTATATGGGCGCTTTCCTCGCCGCCGGCGGCTTTCCCGGCGGCGGCGATCTTTTCTGGATAACGGTGGCGATGGTGGGCGCCCGCAGCGCGGCGCTGGCGCTCAACAATCTCATCGATCTGAAATTCGACAGGCTTCATCCCCGCTTCACCGCCCGGCCGATGGTAACCGGCGCCGTGAAGCGCTGGGAGGCGGCGCTGTTTATCGCCGTCAGCCTGGCGGTCTTTATTTACGCCGCCTATCAGCTCCATCCGCTGGCCCGCACGCTGTGGCCGCTGGCGGTCGTGCCTTTTGTCGTCTATCCTTACATGAAGCGGTTTTCGTGGACCTGCCACCTGGTGCTGGGGGTGGCCCTTGCCGGCGCGCCGGTGGGGGGCTGGATCGCCGTCCGCGGCGAACTGACCGCGCCGGTGATGCTGCTGGCGGCGGCGGTGGGCGTGTGGATCGCGGCGTTCGATGTCATTTACGGCTGCCAGGATGTGGCCTTCGATAAGGCCCACGGGCTGCATTCCATGCCGGTGAGGTTCGGCGTGGCCGGCGCCCTGCGGCTGGCCCGGCTGATGCATGTCGCGAGCGTGGCCGCTTTCGCCGCGGCGGGGTGGCTGGCCGGTCTCGGCCCCTGGTACTACGCCGGGGTGGCGGTAGCGGCGGGCGTGCTCGTCTACCAGCACAGCATTGTGACCGCCGAAGATCTCAGCCGCGTTACCCAGAGATATTTCCTGCGCAACGGGCTGGTGGGGATGGCGATTTTCCTGTTCACGGTGCTGAGCCTCAGCCTGTAG